From Plasmodium knowlesi strain H genome assembly, chromosome: 6, one genomic window encodes:
- a CDS encoding mRNA-decapping enzyme subunit 1, putative, translating into MKKKNIAATTSYGKVKSRVNRYDMNGSYNFTESKNGGKVPGGSTPGDGKKSRAEAPPAGKAANNATNSTAVSSLQNSTQNTGGGNPHHVQATKYVKNAYPYDYNAYGPKKVGEYKEKMRGPMESVGHGGDSGAQGEGRSSQAVTNNAGGNKGNGDNAIGMNPSGGNLNHANGGRSQNTGRKGNKEERLNEEVSLLREKICFKMLKSIDIYITEIIMKSSFVTVYKMKEDELKWVRADIEGFLYIVRRSIKPTYRLIITNKKNENHLVQDIHGRINLSTDQNYIFYRVHNEESNLKSTYSLWFYSTEEKEKIYSMLKELVDKGESAPSVSGTANLGNPDISGLANGSNVGYVHSKNINFILSKGESGVNEGAAIAGISTGGGGGIVGAKPNDSSSKNMLMNGHEEELIKGGANHVGMVGGGDNSVQRKANGKNLIPLMAPDSGRDNDCEKNFELMGNNKLENLYGKMNIPLGDGGHVPPGAANAIYGNYLKHLYKSSGGGSGGMNGMEAIGQKSKMKDAPGEEGLGGCDSNMKGMAQQNHIDFNDKVGRKLLYLIKGLPMDGEKGGEKGSDNLKKLPGQDFYEGRKSEDMPRGSGGGTNNSVVDIRGVGVGANNTGGSGVGGGAGYPNDKGSAISGGEAIMNLLGLSKNGEVKEDEVEDKKKKKKKKGGNGEVAMGGGANASANANISAVPSGDSAGMNHINNALGVKEFEANMQKRGLQLREMQMRELQFREMQLREMQLRGMQMNGMVMNGVPMNGMAMSHPQGNDLQMLPLPAEEINGKAMKKYGKGRSDCSEEPVGNKHPLEKNYLERPSFQNNSIESLHSKEVEVSNGSMDDEKNMTNALLDIIKQKADRENQIMGVDGVKYHGGHDSISEFNTDSYDMMLKMQGGGGSGERREKSGHRVSNRMGSHVSGHVGSNFNTQLSSHMESHLGSHLGSHIDNRSHNGPFDEGEMPRMNNHPGYSPHDKQLLKYEDERTDSYSGMEDYKNGSILLNRNTIHNVIKETLQSDEFVNLLWKKLVMSKNIM; encoded by the coding sequence atgaaaaaaaaaaatatcgcgGCGACCACTAGTTACGGCAAGGTGAAAAGCCGTGTGAACCGTTATGATATGAACGGTTCCTACAATTTTACTGAATCCAAGAATGGTGGAAAGGTGCCAGGAGGAAGTACTCCgggggatggaaaaaagagtCGGGCAGAGGCGCCCCCCGCCGGTAAAGCCGCCAATAATGCAACGAATAGCACCGCTGTGAGTAGCCTGCAGAATAGCACTCAAAACACTGGCGGAGGAAACCCCCACCATGTACAAGCAACAAAATATGTCAAGAACGCTTATCCGTATGATTACAACGCTTACGGTCCCAAGAAAGTTGGAGAgtacaaggagaaaatgagGGGTCCCATGGAGAGTGTGGGTCACGGAGGCGACAGTGGTGCACAGGGTGAGGGCAGGAGTAGTCAGGCGGTCACGAACAACGCGGGTGGGAACAAAGGGAATGGGGATAATGCCATTGGGATGAATCCTAGTGGAGGAAATTTGAATCACGCAAATGGGGGTAGAAGCCAAAATACAGGACGGAAAGGAAACAAAGAGGAAAGACTGAACGAAGAAGTCAGTCTgttgagagaaaaaatatgttttaaAATGCTCAAAAgcatagatatatatatcacaGAAATTATTATGAAGTCTTCATTTGTGACTgtgtacaaaatgaaggaagatgaACTAAAATGGGTTCGAGCGGATATTGAAGGTTTCCTTTACATCGTTAGGAGATCTATAAAGCCAACGTATCGACTTATAattacaaacaaaaaaaacgaaaaccATTTAGTACAGGATATCCATGGACGTATAAACTTGTCCACAGATcagaattatattttttatcgaGTACATAATGAAGAAAGTAACTTGAAAAGTACCTACAGTTTGTGGTTTTATAGCACcgaggaaaaggagaagatatATAGTATGTTGAAAGAGTTAGTGGACAAGGGGGAGAGTGCTCCATCCGTCAGTGGGACCGCTAATCTGGGAAATCCCGACATTAGTGGCCTTGCGAATGGCTCCAATGTCGGCTATGTACacagtaaaaatattaacttTATACTGTCCAAGGGTGAAAGTGGTGTGAACGAGGGAGCTGCCATTGCAGGAATCTCtacaggaggaggaggaggaattgTCGGGGCAAAGCCGAATGATTCTTCGTCCAAGAATATGCTAATGAATGGACATGAAGAGGAACTTATTAAAGGAGGGGCGAACCACGTAGGGATGGTCGGTGGTGGGGATAACAGTGTGCAGAGAAAGGCAAATGGTAAGAACCTCATCCCATTGATGGCACCAGACAGTGGTAGGGATAACGATTGTGAGAAGAATTTTGAACTGATGGGAAATAATAAGCTAGAGAACTTATATGGAAAGATGAACATACCCTTGGGCGATGGTGGGCATGTACCCCCAGGAGCTGCCAACGCCATTTATGGGAATTATTTGAAGCACTTATATAAGTCTAGTGGGGGTGGAAGCGGAGGCATGAATGGGATGGAGGCCATTGGACAGAAAAGCAAAATGAAAGATGCACCTGGTGAGGAAGGTCTGGGAGGATGCGATTCGAACATGAAAGGAATGGCGCAACAAAACCATATCGATTTTAATGACAAGGTTGGAAGGAAATTGCTGTACCTCATTAAGGGTCTGCCCATGGATGGTGAGAAGGGAGGCGAAAAGGGAAGCgataatttgaaaaagttaCCAGGGCAGGATTTTTACGAGGGTAGGAAGAGCGAAGATATGCCAAGGGGTAGTGGAGGTGGAACGAACAACTCTGTTGTGGATATTAGGGGAGTAGGTGTTGGTGCCAACAACACAGGTGGTAGTGGTGTTGGAGGTGGTGCCGGCTACCCGAATGACAAGGGCAGCGCTATTTCCGGAGGAGAAGCCATCATGAACCTATTGGGGTTGAGCAAGAACGGCGAAGTGAAGGAGGATGAGGTGGAggataagaagaagaaaaagaagaagaagggcgGAAATGGGGAAGTCGCCATGGGTGGGGGTGCAAATGCTAGTGCTAATGCTAATATTAGCGCCGTTCCTAGCGGTGATAGCGCAGGAATGAATCACATTAATAACGCCCTTGGCGTTAAAGAGTTCGAGGCGAATATGCAAAAGAGGGGGCTGCAGCTTAGGGAAATGCAGATGAGGGAGTTGCAGTTTAGGGAAATGCAACTGAGGGAAATGCAGCTCAGGGGGATGCAGATGAATGGGATGGTCATGAATGGAGTGCCAATGAATGGAATGGCAATGAGTCACCCACAAGGGAATGATCTACAGATGCTTCCCCTCCCCGCGGAGGAGATAAACGGAAAGGCCATGAAGAAGTACGGAAAGGGAAGATCAGATTGTAGTGAAGAACCCGTAGGCAACAAGCACCCACTGGAGAAAAACTACCTGGAGAGACCATCATTTCAGAACAACTCTATCGAAAGTCTACACAGTAAGGAAGTCGAAGTGAGTAATGGAAGCATGGACgatgagaaaaatatgacCAACGCTTTGCTCGATATTATTAAGCAAAAGGCAGACAGAGAAAATCAGATCATGGGGGTTGACGGTGTAAAATATCACGGGGGTCATGATAGCATTAGCGAGTTCAACACAGATTCGTATGACATGATGTTGAAGATGCAGGGCGGGGGTGGAAGTGGAGAAAGGAGGGAGAAGAGTGGCCATCGAGTGAGCAATCGGATGGGTAGTCATGTAAGCGGTCACGTCGGTAGCAATTTTAACACCCAACTGAGCAGTCATATGGAAAGCCATCTTGGAAGTCACCTTGGAAGCCACATCGATAACCGAAGCCACAATGGCCCATTTGATGAGGGCGAAATGCCAAGGATGAATAACCACCCTGGATACAGCCCCCACGATAAGCAGCTGCTCAAGTATGAAGATGAGAGGACGGACAGTTACAGTGGCATGGAGGACTACAAAAACGGGAGCATCCTTCTGAATAGGAACACCATTCATAACGTCATAAAGGAGACTTTACAGTCGGATGAGTTTGTTAATTTGTTGTGGAAGAAGTTGGTAATgagcaaaaatattatgtaa
- a CDS encoding phosphatidylinositol N-acetylglucosaminyltransferase subunit A, putative, which produces MEALKTERPEGTAERIRDLVYRRERKCCICMVSDFFYPNLGGIETHIFELSKQLIKKGFKVIVVTHCYNNRHGVRWMGNGIKVYYLPFETYMDVVTFPNIVGTLPLCRNILIREKVDIVHGHQATSALAHQFILHAKSLGLKTIYTDHSLYSFSDKGCIHVNKLLKYCINDVDHSICVSHTNRENLVLRTEINPYKTSVIGNALDTTKFVPCISKRPKLPTINIVMISRLTYRKGVDLIAKVIPPVCHKYPFINFIIGGDGPKRILLEEMRERNHLHNSVVLLGKVKQENVKNILQRGHIFLNASLTEAFCIAIIEAASCGLLVISTDVGGISEVLPHDMMILAKPNHIDLCAAVDSALKRLNKVDPQSFHERLTKMYSWEKVAEKTEKVYMDVLSYANQTILSRIKKIYDINTVFSKVYIFIIMLSYISCWFLEWLKPREGIEEAISFPHFIEED; this is translated from the exons ATGGAGGCTTTAAAGACGGAACGACCTGAGGGAACAGCGGAACGGATAAGAGACCTCGTCTACCGGAGGGAGAGAAAATGCTGCATCTGCATGGTGAGCGATTTTTTCTATCCAAATTTGGGAGGAATAGAAACACACATCTTTGAATTATCCAAACAGTTAATAAAGAAAG GCTTCAAAGTAATTGTAGTGACCCACTGCTACAACAACCGACACGGAGTGAGGTGGATGGGGAATGGTATTAAGGTATACTACCTTCCTTTCGAAACATACATGGATGTGGTGACCTTCCCTAATATAGTGGGGACACTTCCCTTGTGCAGGAACATTTTGATCAGGGAGAAGGTCGACATAGTCCACGGACACCAG GCGACGTCCGCCCTGGCGCACCAGTTCATCCTGCACGCAAAATCCCTTGGCCTAAAAACCATCTACACGGACCACTCGCTCTACAGCTTTTCAGACAAGGGGTGCATCCACGTCAACAAACTCCTCAAGTATTGCATAAACGATGTGGACCATTCCATATGTGTTTCTCATACGAATCGGGAAAATCTGGTCCTAAGAACGGAAATAAATCCGTACAAAACATCTGTCATAGGTAATGCATTGGACACGACAAAATTCGTTCCGTGCATAAGCAAACGACCCAAATTGCCAACAATAAATATTGTCATGATTAGCCGACTAACGTACAGAAAGGGAGTGGATCTGATTGCCAAAGTGATTCCTCCCGTGTGCCACAAGTACCCTTTTATCAACTTTATAATTGGTGGAGATGGGCCCAAGAGAATTCTCCTTGAAGAAATGAGGGAAAGAAATCACCTCCACAATTCAGTTGTTCTTTTAGGAAAAGTGAAacaagaaaatgtaaaaaatattttgcaaaggggacatatatttttaaatgctTCTCTCACGGAAGCCTTTTGTATAGCCATTATCGAAGCGGCTAGCTGTGGACTGCTGGTCATTTCGACTGACGTCGGAGGTATTTCCGAGGTGTTGCCACATGACATGATGATTTTAGCCAAACCCAATCACATCGATTTGTGCGCAGCGGTTGACAGTGCCCTAAAGAGGCTAAATAAAGTCGACCCTCAGTCCTTCCATGAACGG CTGACCAAAATGTACTCGTGGGAAAAGGTCGCCGAGAAGACG GAAAAAGTTTACATGGACGTGCTTTCCTACGCGAACCAGACCATTCTCAGTAGGATCAAGAAGATATACGACATAAACACCGTTTTTA GTAAGGTGTACATTTTCATAATCATGTTAAGCTACATAAGCTGCTGGTTTCTGGAGTGGCTCAAGCCGAG GGAGGGCATCGAGGAGGCCATCAGCTTTCCCCACTTCATTGAAGAGGATTAG